The genomic segment aagggaaatatgtttgattgaaaatTGGGAAGAAGAAACCTGTTGTTGCTTTTTGAGATCCTGAGAGGGTTTCACCCAAAGGAAATAAGCGAGAGTTCCAGCAACAACCCAAGAAGCCAGATTGCTTGCTCCTCTGAGGCCTCCCATCGAATTTCCTACGAATGATCTCACATTTCCCACAGTTCTTCTCCAGCTGCTCCCCATCGATGTGCAATGTTTGcggctttttctttctttctttctgttCAATTGGTTTAATCCTATTGCTTTTTGGGGGTTCAGGGCTTAATAAAACTTTATTAATATCATTTCTTGCAATTCTACCGCCGGGAGCGCTGAAAATGAAGCAACCGATTCAATTCAAGGGGTCGCCCGGTGGTAAATGACAAAATCCCATCCGGATTTGGTGAGTCACCATTAAAACAGTCTTCGGCCCAACCGAAGCCGAAGCCTACATTCTTTTCTTAGCCTAGCTAAAGAGTAAAAACTAATCTCTAATTGGATTTTGGGTTCAAGTCGGCCCAAACTTTGGATTAACTTATGAATCAAAAAGCACTAGCGGAGGCTAAACCATCCACCGAAGCATGAAATCCAATAGCCAATAGGTGCAGGTTGCATGTTTTTATTGAACTCGAAAGCAAAggtcatttcattttttacttCTTAGTTGTTGTTTATGTTGCAGAGATTCCTTGCTGTTGCATTGTTTTTCCTCTGTATGCTAATTGCGAAAGATTAGATTATAGGAAAATTACGGGATATAAACAGCAGGCGGTGCAAATCTCTGGCAATTGGCAGACATAGAGCATATTGCATAATGCATAGCACAAATCCACAGTCCATCCATCGCCATCTTTGGTCCGTTTCAGCAAATGTAAGCCTCACTCATTTAACATTGATTGAAGAACCTGAAAATTGTCTTCCACACTCAAAACCCACTAATGCCAAACTGCATTAAAAGCATTTCTAGAATAATTACACCAATTACTACAAGCCTTTTGTActcaaatgaatttttttgcaAGTTCTCATTCCTGTCTACAACGCAACATAAGCATAAAACAATGGCTCAGGGTCAGACCCCTTGATCCAGAACTACAAACACATAATAGAAACCAAGAAGGAGAGAGGGCAACTAAAATTTCAAAGGATGTACACAACAAAGACTAATATGTGAGTGGGGACTGTTCCAGCTTGGTAAGAGATTCGATCATTATTCATACCCCACATTGATGGAGAGTCATGTTGTAGTTCTCTCCATCTTTTTAGAATTGCAATCTTAATACCTACTAAATGCCAAACAATCTCACATGGGAACAGCCATGATTTTTGCTTTCTTGCCCACCCCGACAGTCTGTGTACTGTTTCCTCTCAACCTTTACAGCTCTTATTCTAATCCATTTGATGCCAAATCATTCATATGAGGCACTTTGGATACATCTTTGCTGGATCTGTTGTATTTCATGTGACTCTTGACAAGCTGACCATCAGCTATTGCAGCCATCAGGGAAAGTTCCCCAGCCAGAACTGAACCGGCCACAATTGTTGCCAAGAGCCTTGAGTTTGCCCCTGGCAATCCTTTACTTGCACCCTTCACCCCAAGCAAATTCAGGCATGCAGACTGAGATGCAAGTTGAGTTCCACCCCCAACTGTGCCCACCTGATGAGAACCAAAATCATATTAGTTATGTGGTggtgaaaaagaggaaaaaaaaaatccacttTGCCTGAATGGAAAGTTAAGTCACCTCAATGGAAGGCATAGTCACAGAGACGTGAAGATCCTTCCCATCATTGACAGCTTCCATCATGGTAATGCAGTGGGAACTCTCAACATTTTGTGCTGGATCTTGGCCAGTTGCTATGAAGATAGCAGAGACAATATTGCTTGCATGGGCATTAAATCCACCAAGAGCACCAGCAACAGCAGAACCAGCAAGGTTCTTGAGCATGTTGAGCTCTACTAGTGTAGCAACATTGGTCTTCAATACCTTCTTCACTATTTCTTCTTTAATAATTGCTTCACAAACTACTGATTTGCCTCGCCCTTCAATCCAGTTAATAGCAGCAGGTTTCTTGTCCGAACAAAAGTTTCCTAGCAAATAAAATAGCATAAAAgcacaaccaaaaaaaaaagctgtAATTACCATTTAGGGTGAAGGTAATACTCTATATAATTAATCTAAAAATCCAGGTCAACTAGACCCATGAGAAATTTGAATTACCATTAGAAAATGGttacaattttgaaaaaaagaatgaaagagagagagagagagaaccaAAAAAGTCAGAATGTTAATGTAACTAATGGCAGTCACTAGTACATAAAAAGATactatataaaaatgaaatttaactCCATTAATTGAAATGTATTAAAATGAACATGATCTTGACACTGATGCTGAAATATCCAGCCAATTAAACAGCATTATTAAGGCATAAAAAGTTTGGCACCATGATAATTGATAAACCATTTTTTCCAAGAAATATGCATATAATATTGTTTGATGAACAAAACCTACAAAGACTAGTATAAACAAGTTTACATTTGTAATGAAACAAAACTAGTATACATTGATGTCAAGATAAAGTACAGAAAGCTATATTAAGAATGACaattttttaaggaaaatacTAATTACAAAGATGCCCCGAATATGATTGTGTTATTTTGGGTACAGCTATGAGTTATGATGATATCACAGCTGTCTTAGTAAAAGGAATCAAGTTCATAGTTTTGAAGAGACGATGTCAAACTAATAATTCCAGAAGATGACACAGAACATGAGACATAAAGAAGTATTGTttaaaatgcaaaaatgtaaagaaaaattttcaacacaGGATATAGCCAGTCTCACTAACCATTGATGAAACTCATAAACGAACACATATAACATAAGCAATCAAACGTACCAGAGATGCCAATAATATCCATGTCTGGATAGTCACTCTTAAGGTATCTAAGGACGTTCTCAACCCCCTTGGAAACCATATTCATTCCCATTGCATCACCTGTGCAGCAGCTAAATCTCATATACAGATTTTTGCCAGCAACAGAACATTGGATACTCTGGAGTCTTGCAAAGTTACTTGACCTGGCAACCAGAGGAACATATATCAGTTCTTCAATAAACACATATGAAACTAACACCCCACCCCATACCCCAACCTTTTCATTGCTCTCACAAGGCTTTTTAATGCATGTttaacatcaaatatatttgatatttacAATATGTTAAATATCGAATATAGCATAATTGAAATGAACATATCGCAAAGATATGAATCAACTcgtgaaatttttaagtttcacCCAGCAACAAATCCATTCAAAAAATGATAAAGgttaaaaacacaaaaacctTCCCCAGTCAAAGCCATAAGGAAAGTGTTATATTGTAAATGCCCATCAACGTCAGAAAATTCAAGGCAACAGACCCACAACATTAAGACATTAAGAATAAGGTTGCATGAACATAAAGTCATAAAGCCTAAGCGATGAAATGATGAACGAAATTTGCTaccattaaaaagaaagataaaaatcgAAATTGAAGATTTAAGTTTGTTGTGTTACTGGTTAAATTCGTCGGCCAAGGCCTGGAAATTGGATGGATTCTCGAGGAAAAACTTGAGGTGGCACGCTCTGACGGCTGAGGGGAACCTGACAACAGGAGCTCTGGTCATACCGTCCCTCAAGATGGTGCTGGTGGCCCCACCAGACACATAGATAGCCTTGCATCCTCTGTTGGTGCTGGCAACCAAGCAGCCCTCTGTGGTAGCCATGGGGACAGAGTACTCGAAACCATCGAGGAGCAATGGCCCTGCGATCCCCACCGGAATCTGCACGTAGCCTACTGGCATTTCGCAGCACTGCTTGAGAATGGAGTCATAATTGAAGCCATCCACAGGTAAGCCCTGCAATGACCTCCCAGTAATCCTCTGCAAAGCCTCTCTTCGGATGCAGGCCGCTCTCTTGCAGTCTCCGACTTTTTCTTCGAGCGCGTGTGAGGGGATTGTTCCCTTGATAACCCACTCTACGATTTCTTCGTCTTCTGCAGAGGTAACCGCCGGAATCAGATGGTCAGGAGCAGAGGGAGGGCACGTCAGGAGCCGGTGTTCGGGAGGGTCGACGTCAACATCGTCGTCTTCGAGGTCCCAGGCGTCGTTGGAGGCGCGTGCAATGAAGGACTGGACAAAGTCAATGCCGAAAAAGCCGAGGAGGTAAATGAAGGAGGCGATGAGAGAGACAATGGCGGCCAGTTCCGGTAAAGTGACGACGTGGAGGGGCATAGAGTTGCGGATCTTGTCTCGCCACCTGAGCAGCAGGTAGTACGCCACCGAGAAGAAAAGAGTGAAGAAAATGGCGTTGGTCAGGTAAAGAGGGAGCGGGAGTGCATCTGATGCCTTGGGGGCCGCCGATCCCGACGCTTGTGATTGCTGCTGCTGCTCCTGGTGGATGACCGCGGCAGTTGGGCGAGGAACTTTATAAGCTCGCCGGCGCACGTCCATTTCGAAAAATTCCGGCCggaagaggagagagagagagagaggagagacTAGACTACCAGTAGTAGTTTAGTTATAATAGGAAATTAGGAAGCGGAGGAGCGAGAAATAGGGAGCATATCAAATGGGATGCAGTGAAAGAATTTTGTAGGAGGGCGCGAGCAGTGTGGACCACACGTGTGAAAAGCATGTGTTCTGTCCTGTCTCTTGTCTCATATCATGTGTGTGTTCGTTTCGGACTGCCCACTGACCTTTGCTCGTGTCACTCCCTTTgccctttccttttcttcttcttttttcggATATATTCCGTCTTAAAAACCCTGATTTATTAGGAAATCACAATACAAAACATCCATTTGACAGCATAATCATACTGCACTTGACAATGTTGCATCACCTAAATATGGCAAGCTTAGTCATCCATCATTATAATCCAATCAAATCTAATTAGATAACAACGTGCTATGATAAAAATTTAGTAttgtatttgattttgataaagTGTTGTGATAATTAATTACGATCTAATATAAATTCATCatgagattaaaaaaattaaagtaatgaaaaaataatgttaataataaatttagcCTTAACCCATATCATAATTTCCATTGAATTTGACCAATTAAAATCGagtattaattttgaattcttCTTAATAATATGATTTACAGGTAAGCTATTACACCATAATAGAAGAATCTTGCATCTCGTCTCAAATAATTGCCCACAATCATTCCAAACTGCCAGTCCGGGCCTTCCCTTTTATATCCTTATTTACCACGAAAAATCCTTAACCGTTCTGTATTAATTATCAACCATACCACaactaatataaatatatatatatgtatttatataatttattataaaataattacaatgtcACATTTTTTATGTGAATATATTGTGTATAGTGTACACATATATCGATTATTATATTTCATGTCACATGTATATAATGGCCAAAACTAAATAGTAagtttcataaaaaattaattgaaggattaaattataacaaaccaaaattttagcATTGGtttactctctctctctgtttaatatatatatatatatatatatatatatatatattaatagatatttgtctttttgttttacGATGAATTGACAGTGGAATTCACCTTGGCATGAATATTAAAGCGAAAAAGAGATTTTGATTCTAatgtatattatatattttatgttcattttttttgtattttcaatcatatttaaattttcaaggaCAAGGGTACaaatttaatatgaaaaaatttgaaagaaaataaaatagtgaTGGCTTTaagaagaaattcaaattgaattgaacaaaaatgagtttgattttCTCAGTTCGGTTagttcaattaattaaattcgTTAAAACAGTTTAATTGATTTGATATTCGATTTGGAATTTTCTCAACTGTAGTAACTGAACTAATCGAAGTAAGTAATACTTATATAATGAGATATAATTTTGAGTTTTCCTAACTTAGGGAATTAAagtttatgtttttaatatgtaaaatctaagatcaaaatatataatattaactCTATATTTTCTACTGAAAATgccttaattaaaagaaacacTTATATTGCGAACGAACACTATGTATATACATTTGCTTGAAAAAGATAATCAAAGTTTGAGttcaaaaaacaaagcaacattatttattcttgattctttattatgtaattaaagaaacaaaataaaagaaaatcttaACATGAGATCTAGTAAAAACATATCacatcttcacatttttttctctccatCTTCATGAGTTCGGTTTTTGGTAATTGAACCAAACTAACCGAAATAGTTTAGTGTTCAGTTTTTCAGTTATTACAACTACTTcaatttgatttcaatttttttaaaagaggAGTTCCGGTTTTTcgattttatgattttcataattaatttcatcaaattaaaTGTTTGCACTCCCCTatgtaataaaagaaagaaacatgagacaaaaataaaatatgtaagattttaattaatttattgccACTGGTCattaatttttgaagtttGACAGGTTAACCTTAGATTTGACACACGACATTCTTtcttaaatgaatgttttcaTTTATGGTAAGTCTATACATAtatcaacatatatataaagataaaGCAAGAAGGCCTAAAGTCAAAGTTTATATTACAAAAGACAACAGCCATTGTCGATCTATATATAGCATCGTAAATAGCTAGTTAAGCCTCTAATCTATGAGAAATTATTAAGTAGAGATATAGATTTATCcgataatattttattatatcaatttcttttttcacattaattttgattaagtgggataaattaaattaaaatcttaaaaaatgttttattctATCATCTCatttagattttaaaatgatgttaaaaattgaaacgaattttgtaCATAAAGAAATTGAGTTTTGGCTTCTAATATTATCCATCAAGAACACAATGCATGCATGGAATTTTTGATTGGTTGGACTGTACCTACTGTCGGCTGGATTTCTTTAAATTCCAGTCGGTGCTTATTAAATTCCACTGAACGAGCAGAGACTCAACTAGCCATCGGAGAGGGGGCTATGCAATGAGGTTGCGAAAATGTACAGCTTATAGAGTTGAATTATGGGGAGTTTATCCTGGGCAACAATATGCTTAGGGAGCTTGGTTTTCAAAAGATCGATCTTCAGGCTGATAGTATGTTGGTGACTCAAGCactattaatattattacgttattaaattaataaaaatttaacgaTTGGTTAACGATtagatttatatatttaccgattttttttttaaaaataaaatgttcatttttaaaattaatacacacttaaaattttgattataatttaaagacgaaagttttactttttatttttttcaccacttcccttcaaaaaaaaaaactatatagGAAAAGAAATATAGTTGTTGACTTGATGACAATCGAGGGcctttttattattgaaagtTTCTTATTATATGTCAATCCTCCTCAGAAGTTAAAAACTTATTATTGATTGATGTAAGGGAGGTCTCTTTCCATGTAAGATTAGACAATAAAATCTTATGATATcccttaaaaaataataaaaatgtgaaaaataCAAAGCATACATGTGACATGTACGTACGTCGTGTGCCTTTCTTGCCGCGGGCTGCTTTTGCGTCCATTTCGTTAATtagcaaagaaaaaagaggtcCAAGGCTGGAGCAGTCGAGCCCTTTGGGTTGGAAACGGGATCAATCGATGATTTGACACTTATCGGGGGACACGATCAGAGGAGAGTGCTCTTAAAAAACGACCGGAGCCGGATTGACAAGCTCAAAGAAGGAAGTTTTCCATGCTTTTTAAACACCCACCGGTCTCCAATGCTTTTAGTAATCTAGTTGATGTTTATCAGTGCATCACTCATCACCCAATGAGCTTAATTTATACACAGCAAGAAATTCACGGCTAGATTAGTTAGCTCATGCTTCTGAATTTGTAGCTAGTTGGCATGTGTTTGCCCCTAGCAATAGCATCACCGTCACGGTTGGTTCAAACTCCAGACCAGACTGTGCACTGTTTAAGGAAGTCTGGAGTGGAATTCAGCCAATACAAGATACCCCTAGCTCATTTCAATTTGTAGCTAAATCTCCGGCCAAAAGCACAGTAGTAGTATTATGTGCGACTGGAATTTGGACGCatattctttgttttcttgtaaGAGGAGCATACTCTTTTTAGATCAATACGATATGCGTATCAGTACTACTTTTACTAGCAATAATTCATTACTtggttttctttaaataagtACATAaactatgaaaaaaaaaaaacaaaaattgggCATTTGATTTTTGAGGTGGCTGAACTTCTAAAGCTTAGGTGTACGCCAGTTGGAGGGGAGATAGGATGTGTGCCAGGTTGGCAGCCACGGCATTTTGCCTCTTGAAGGCCATTCTATTACTATTTAGAAATTATACTTAGAAATCAGGAGCGGTTCATTCTGCATCGTGATTTGTTTGAGTCGAGACAAATGAAAGAAACACAAACCATGGCATAACATGGTGGGTCATCATGACTCATGACAGCCGCACAAGTCAACAACAAGCGGTGTTAACCAAGTGACTAGTAAGCTAAAGATAGAAGGAGAAAGTGCGAAAATGGCGATGgccaagggaaaagtgtgtgTGACGGGGGGTGGAGGCTACCTTGGCTCCTGGGTTCTCAAGCTTCTCCTCTCCAACGACTATGCTGTCCACGCCACCGTGAGACTACCTGGTAGTAATCACTATTCTTCCTAACCTTTTCGAGTTTCGACCTTAATTTCGTTTTGATTTCTTTGTCTGCTCGATCACCACCTGACCTGAGTtttttgtattgattatgCTCTGTTCTGGGCAACACCAGACTAGTAGTAGCAATCAATATCTTAACTTAATCTGTGGGTTTACCGTCGCATGATTGGGTCTCGCATGCCTTGTCCTTTTCCTGTGTTTTTGTTGGCTAAGCTATTTGAATTTTCGCATGAATTTTACAGGGGATGCCAAATATGCCCATTTGAATCAACTCGAGAAAGCATCCGACAACCTCAAACTCTTCAAGGCAGATTTACTAGATTATGATTCTCTTTGTTCCGCAATTGAAGGCTGCACCGGTGTCTTCCATGTTGCCTGTCCTGTACCCTCCACCACCGTTCCTAATCCCCAGGCAAGACCACTCAATTTGTCAATTTACCTTAGTACTACTATTATCGCTCTCACTTTATCTGCCTTCAATTTTACATGCTCCTCACCTCATTCATCAATCATGGCccaatattttcatttacCATCTTACACAAAGCGTTGTCATATGTTCATACATGTGTGCAACGACTTTTGTAGGTGGAAATGATCGAACCTGCTGTAAAGGGCACACTTAATGTGCTTAAAGCATGTCTTCAAGAAAATGTTAAACGCGTTGTCGTTGTGTCCTCTGTAAGTGCTGTTTCCTTGAACCCCAGGTGGCCCAAGGGTCAAATCAAGGATGAGGCTTGTTGGTCTGACAAGAAATACTGCACAACAACGAAGGTATATGACtagaaaaagtttgaaattttctattatttttcattaatagtaAGATAATGTCTTCACTCTTAATCTCTATTCTTTGTTTGTTCCAGAATTGgtattgcttttcaaaaacaGAAGCAGAGAGTGAGGCTtttgagtttgcaaaaaggacTGGGCTTGATGTTGTCACTGTTTGTCCTACTCTCATATTAGGGCCGCTTCTGCAGCCCGCTGTGAATGCTAGTAGCTTGGTCCtcattaaacttttaaaaggtGGTGCCTACTCCTACTGTACATATGCTTCTGTACTCCACCATGAGTGCAAGTTGCTTGGCTTTGTGCACATGGATTGCATGGTTCCGAAAATTAACTGAAGtattacttttttaaaaaaaacaagaggAAATTATAACCTTGACAGTTCTACTACCTTTACTTGGTATTCTAGATTGGTGCTCTGCTACAGATTTGGCCAAATATTCATTGATTCCTTGTGGCTTTGCAATTTAGAACTACAGCTCGTAGCTTCCTTCTTCTGTTAATACCAAATTTACTTggcttttcaaattttaaatcttgtAATTCGTAGTATTGGAACTATTGttgcttgaaaattttctttattcttgtAATTATGGTCTTCCAGTTCTGtgctttttactttttattttgtaacaaATCGTAGGCTTTATAACCAACTTTGCAAGGAATATGTTATAAGTTTTCCGTTTTGAACTTAAACATGATCTTTTCTTGTGGCATTCTGTTCTAATTCTATTTGGGTTTCTATTG from the Theobroma cacao cultivar B97-61/B2 chromosome 8, Criollo_cocoa_genome_V2, whole genome shotgun sequence genome contains:
- the LOC18592077 gene encoding uncharacterized protein LOC18592077, whose protein sequence is MGSSWRRTVGNVRSFVGNSMGGLRGASNLASWVVAGTLAYFLWVKPSQDLKKQQQERAALAASDPYRYVEKRKPLPDPQEMGLIYGNKKKTDSKKEE
- the LOC18592079 gene encoding 3-hydroxy-3-methylglutaryl-coenzyme A reductase 1, which codes for MDVRRRAYKVPRPTAAVIHQEQQQQSQASGSAAPKASDALPLPLYLTNAIFFTLFFSVAYYLLLRWRDKIRNSMPLHVVTLPELAAIVSLIASFIYLLGFFGIDFVQSFIARASNDAWDLEDDDVDVDPPEHRLLTCPPSAPDHLIPAVTSAEDEEIVEWVIKGTIPSHALEEKVGDCKRAACIRREALQRITGRSLQGLPVDGFNYDSILKQCCEMPVGYVQIPVGIAGPLLLDGFEYSVPMATTEGCLVASTNRGCKAIYVSGGATSTILRDGMTRAPVVRFPSAVRACHLKFFLENPSNFQALADEFNQSSNFARLQSIQCSVAGKNLYMRFSCCTGDAMGMNMVSKGVENVLRYLKSDYPDMDIIGISGNFCSDKKPAAINWIEGRGKSVVCEAIIKEEIVKKVLKTNVATLVELNMLKNLAGSAVAGALGGFNAHASNIVSAIFIATGQDPAQNVESSHCITMMEAVNDGKDLHVSVTMPSIEVGTVGGGTQLASQSACLNLLGVKGASKGLPGANSRLLATIVAGSVLAGELSLMAAIADGQLVKSHMKYNRSSKDVSKVPHMNDLASNGLE
- the LOC18592080 gene encoding cinnamoyl-CoA reductase 2; amino-acid sequence: MAMAKGKVCVTGGGGYLGSWVLKLLLSNDYAVHATVRLPGDAKYAHLNQLEKASDNLKLFKADLLDYDSLCSAIEGCTGVFHVACPVPSTTVPNPQVEMIEPAVKGTLNVLKACLQENVKRVVVVSSVSAVSLNPRWPKGQIKDEACWSDKKYCTTTKNWYCFSKTEAESEAFEFAKRTGLDVVTVCPTLILGPLLQPAVNASSLVLIKLLKEGYDSLENKHRSIVDVRDVAQALLLVYEKPEAEGRYICTAHSIRARDLVDKLRSIFPNYNYPKSFIEVGEEDMLTSEKLQKLGWSYRPLEETLVDSVESYRKAGILD